In Tachypleus tridentatus isolate NWPU-2018 chromosome 7, ASM421037v1, whole genome shotgun sequence, a genomic segment contains:
- the LOC143256633 gene encoding leukocyte elastase inhibitor-like: MASISFVTTLFLICTFLGLTTSQCISYNDTDETQEDIDVAVRAYVNGSLNFALEMFRILQAEPSDNTTRGLFFGPFSVWSALAITFTGSKGHTENELSCLLGTGGVAKGFNAIAYKSTQHWYEERRKGNDSFQLANQLYFHLDIPLRECLLDYFKEDVSQLDFRRYPEQARLAINKWVEEQTDNKITGFLPPSTINSMTNFVIVNAVHFKGTWMQQFETHKTRPGIFTSGVGIEQEAQMMNMRGIFLYGVNEDLKCQILELPFSGSDFSMVILLPENRYFGVDILSRLITPDLVSDIFFSVYPTDVWVSLPKFRTESNFDLTFVLQKMGLRDIFDPRYANLSGFTEHQVVINMDGVYHKAFIEVNEEGAEAAAATGILAARSARPVGPVQFIADHPFFYYIRDNLSNIVLFMGTVVRPIYD, from the coding sequence ATGGCAAGTATTTCCTTTGTGACCACATTGTTCTTAATATGTACCTTTCTCGGTCTAACTACGTCACAGTGCATTTCTtacaatgatactgatgaaaCCCAAGAAGATATTGACGTAGCCGTTCGTGCTTATGTAAACGGTTCATTGAACTTTGCTCTGGAAATGTTCCGTATTCTTCAGGCAGAACCTAGCGACAATACTACGCGCGGCTTGTTTTTTGGACCTTTCAGCGTTTGGTCGGCTCTGGCCATCACCTTTACTGGTAGTAAGGGACACACAGAGAATGAACTAAGCTGTCTTTTGGGAACTGGAGGCGTCGCTAAGGGCTTCAACGCCATTGCTTATAAGTCCACACAACACTGGTACGAAGAACGCAGGAAGGGGAACGACTCTTTCCAATTGGCGAATCAACTTTATTTCCATCTTGATATCCCACTTCGAGAATgtttattggattattttaaagaAGATGTTAGCCAACTAGACTTCCGTCGCTATCCCGAACAAGCGCGATTGGCCATCAACAAATGGGTTGAAGAGCAAACCGATAACAAAATCACAGGATTTCTTCCGCCTTCTACCATTAATTCGATGACCAATTTTGTTATAGTTAATGCTGTACATTTTAAAGGCACTTGGATGCAACAATTTGAAACTCACAAGACACGTCCCGGTATTTTTACCAGCGGTGTTGGAATAGAACAAGAGGCTCAGATGATGAATATGCGAGGGATATTTCTGTACGGAGTGAACGAAGACTTGAAGTGTCAAATCCTCGAGCTTCCATTTTCTGGAAGTGACTTCAGTATGGTGATACTGCTTCCAGAGAACCGTTATTTTGGTGTTGACATACTCTCTCGTCTCATAACTCCAGATCTAGTTTCCGATATTTTCTTCTCTGTCTATCCAACAGACGTGTGGGTTTCCCTTCCAAAGTTCCGAACCGAAAGCAACTTTGATCTTACGTTCGTCTTACAAAAGATGGGTCTCCGAGACATATTTGATCCACGATATGCCAACCTATCTGGTTTCACCGAGCACCAAGTGGTGATTAATATGGATGGTGTTTACCACAAAGCTTTCATAGAAGTGAACGAAGAAGGTGCAGAGGCAGCAGCGGCTACAGGAATATTAGCAGCTCGCTCAGCAAGGCCAGTAGGACCAGTCCAGTTCATTGCTGATCATCCGTTTTTCTATTACATCCGTGACAATTTATCCAACATTGTCCTTTTTATGGGCACAGTGGTGCGTCCAATATACGACTAA